GATCTCCGATAGTTTCTCTTCAAGGTCGGCGAACTGCTCCAGGGGCATCCTGCCGGCTATTGCAGTTATGTACTTTGAATCATGGAGATCGCCAAAATCAATATCAAATGCTGTTAATTTCTCTGCAACGCTAAGGCCTGATTCAACGTTTGCCTTTTCTGAATCAAGCTCGTTCAGTTTTTCCTCCATAACCCTGGTCCTTGACTCGACCCTTCCCAGGATGTCCTCGGCCCTTTCTATGAGGGCCTCTGTGTCCAGTTCCTCAACTTCCCTCTTCTCAAATACCGGGGGGTTGATGAACTCCCTGATGGTATCCCTGAGACCCTTCTCCTCGGCTGCCACTGAGCCAAGGAAGTCCAGGATACCGCTGGTCTTCATGAGGAGGGATGATATTCTCCCTGTGTATGGTGTTGCCCTTGAGGGTTTCAGTATCTGAGCCCACTCTGCATCCTGCTGGATGCGCTCTGATATGTCGTCGATCTGGGTTATTCCCTCCTCATGCAAGGAACGAACCACTGAATCCGAGTACCGATCCAGGGTTATGATTTTGAGTTTTCGCATCCTTGCCGGTAGAAACATGTTACTCACGCTACAAGATACTTTTCACAATAAGACTGGCAGCCTCAGGGACCCTGCCCATGGCCGCGGATTTCATGGTTTCAACTTCACGCTTTGCCTTCCCTGAAATGCTGATGGCCTCTTTCCTCGCCCTTTCCTCTGCCTCCATTATGAGCTCTTCGCCCTTCTCAGTGGCTTCCTTCTCTGCCTTTTCCAGGAGCTCCTGGGCCTCTATCCTGGCACTGTCAATGAGGCGGGATGATTCATCTCTGGCATCATGTATTAACCCGTCAGCATCATTTTCAGCCTTTTTTATGGTAGTGATAGCTTCCGATATCGTTGTCATTTAAACCACCCTTATAATGCAAAGGTCTATTTTGTGGTATATTTATCTTTTACTATTTCATTCGGAAATTTATGATATTTAACCAAATTTATTTCATTAACAAAGCCTTCATAATCCCTCCCTTGGTTAATTAGATTATCAGATGAAATTGATTATCCTCCTGAATGATACTGAAGATTCTTATGGCATATGGTGACCCCTGGACCGGCACTGCATCATCAGGACTATTCCGGCATCGGCTCTGAGTCCGTGGTCACCGGGAGATCCTTCTCTTCTTCTCCGTCGTAGTGTATTTCTTCGATGTCGAAGAATTTCCTGAAGGCGGGTTCCCTGACCTTCTCCTCGTATACGTGGGATATGAGTCCTGGCAGGCGTCCTATCATGAATAATCCTGCTCCTGTCCTCCAGTCGAATCCCATGTCCGAGAGTATTCCTGCGTTGGCGCCGTCAACGTTCATCCGGACGCCCTTCTCCTCAACAAGTATCTCCTGGACCTCCATAGCCAGGCGGGTGTGGAGTCCTATGCAGCTGTACTCCTCGGCCAGGTCAAGGAGCCTGATGGCGCGGGGATCGGCGTTATGGTACCTGTGACCGAAACCAGGAATCCTCCGGTTCCTCCTGAGGTGGTCGTCAACCAGTTCCCTGGCAGCAGAGGGTATATCATCCTCACAGCTGCATTTTGAGATGGTGTCCTGGAAGAGCTTCATGGAACGCTCAATGGCCCCTGCATGGTTCTTACCAAAGGCCAGGAGCCCCCCGGCGATACAGGCATGCACCGGAGAACCGGCAGAAGCAATCATACGCGCAGCCTGAGTACTGGGAGGAGTAACACCATGATCACAGAAGGAAACCAGAACAGCCTCCAGCATCCTGGCCACATTCTCAGAGGGAAGCTCACCCCTGATCAGAAGATACACCATCTCAGAAAAAGAAACACCACCAATAAGCTCCTCCTGAGAATAACCCTTGGTAACAATACGATTAGGCTCAACACGAGTAATAGAAGTCCTCCACTTTGGGGAACCCACCCTGAATACGTTTTCCAGTGATTCCTTCCCTATCGCCATTCATCCACCTCACTGAGATTTAAAGTTCTATTGTAGCCCTTCTGGGTTCCACGCAGCACGCCAGTCTCATGGAGACTATTCTAACACCGCTGGCACGCTGCGGCCCGACCTTCACCATGGATCCCAGGGCTGTTGTGGATCCCCCAAGACCCAGGGGCCCTGTTCCCATCCTGTTAAGGGATTCTGTAATGTATTCCTCGATTTCTGATTGTTCATCAAGGTTTCCTGTTGCCATCGCCCTGAGCATCAGGGATGTGGCTTCAAAATGAGTCCTCCCGACACCCAGAACAGGTATGCATGGTGTGCATCCAAGCATCGGGACCTCTGTTTTCATCCATGTTAGAACTTCCTCAAATACTTTTCTATAACTGTGCCTGTGGAAAACCCTCCTGGTCCTCGCCCTTATCTCGGGGCCTCCTCCAAGCATGAGCACATGGATCCTGACGCCGTCCCCGGGCACTGATTCCACAAGGAAGGGCGCCGGCGGGAGTTTTGCAGGGTCATCATATAGGCCGCGGCTCTGCTCTATCCTTTCAATTTCATCCCCCCGTACAGCCATCGGCCTCCCCGGAAGGCTCCTCAGGCCCTCCTCAACACCCTTCCTGATGAAGTTGAAGAAGCCCGCCGGTAGAAGGGCGTCCTCCCCCACCTCAACCATCAGGTGGGGTATGCCGGTGTCATCGCAGAGGGGTCTTCCCTCTCTCTCTGCTATCCTTGCATTTTCAATCAGAAGCTCAAGTATCCACGCAGATTTATCATCTTCCTCCACTTCAAGGGCCCTCTCATATGCCCTCATGATGTCCGGGGAGTAACCTGTACCTGCAGAGATAACGGCATCACGCACCCTGGCTGCAAGGTCCAATCTATCATCTCCGTGAGGGTAATGCGAGCTCCCCCCCTGATGAAAGGACAGCCTCGGGGTAGTAGCGTTCTATCATGTCCCTTACAAGGACCACCTGCCTTATCCTTTCACGGGCCTGGCTCTCGGTGGTGTCCCATCCATGGTGCCCTGCAACGGATCCCCCTGTCTTCAGGTACACTGGTGAGGCGTACCTTATGATGTCAGGGACCTCATAGTGCCTTATGAATCCTCCTGACGACCTGGGGTTTTCGGTGTGCACATCGATAGATACGTCCACGGCCTGCCTTATTGATGCCAGCATAGGTACCTGCAGGTCCCTTACAGGGTTAATTGAATCGGCGCCAATATCCTGGAGTAAACGTGCGGATGCAGGGTTTCCATGGCCGCAGTGGGCTGAAACCTTAAAGTGCATGTCGCCTGGAAGCTCCCCGTCCCCGCGCATCCTTCCAAGCACCCAGAGGAGGCCCTCATCATAGACCACTATGCCCCTGACACCCAGGTCCGCGGCCCTCCTGACATCCTCCACTGCATAGACAAGGTTATCGTATCCCCTTAGCCTGTAGCCTATCCTGGCGCCTTCAGGTGTCCTTGCAGAGGCGCTGGTGTCATAGGTTGCCCTTGGACCCACGCTCAGGAAGAGCTCAACACCTGCATCAAGTGCAAGGTCCACCATCTCCTGGATCTCGGTGTCTGTCAGGAGCATTATACCCTTCGTCTGGGTGATCCTGTGGACCTTAACATCGTTCTCTTCCATTGCATCGATGAGGGCCCTCATGGCGCCCGGTTTCTGTATCCCTGGAACCTCAAATCTGTACTGTCCACCGTCACCGAACCTCTTCTC
The sequence above is drawn from the Methanothermobacter wolfeii genome and encodes:
- a CDS encoding U32 family peptidase, producing the protein MEETRRYLNSIGIGEPHLAESEKRFGDGGQYRFEVPGIQKPGAMRALIDAMEENDVKVHRITQTKGIMLLTDTEIQEMVDLALDAGVELFLSVGPRATYDTSASARTPEGARIGYRLRGYDNLVYAVEDVRRAADLGVRGIVVYDEGLLWVLGRMRGDGELPGDMHFKVSAHCGHGNPASARLLQDIGADSINPVRDLQVPMLASIRQAVDVSIDVHTENPRSSGGFIRHYEVPDIIRYASPVYLKTGGSVAGHHGWDTTESQARERIRQVVLVRDMIERYYPEAVLSSGGELALPSRR
- the ahaH gene encoding ATP synthase archaeal subunit H; protein product: MTTISEAITTIKKAENDADGLIHDARDESSRLIDSARIEAQELLEKAEKEATEKGEELIMEAEERARKEAISISGKAKREVETMKSAAMGRVPEAASLIVKSIL
- a CDS encoding citryl-CoA lyase, with product MAIGKESLENVFRVGSPKWRTSITRVEPNRIVTKGYSQEELIGGVSFSEMVYLLIRGELPSENVARMLEAVLVSFCDHGVTPPSTQAARMIASAGSPVHACIAGGLLAFGKNHAGAIERSMKLFQDTISKCSCEDDIPSAARELVDDHLRRNRRIPGFGHRYHNADPRAIRLLDLAEEYSCIGLHTRLAMEVQEILVEEKGVRMNVDGANAGILSDMGFDWRTGAGLFMIGRLPGLISHVYEEKVREPAFRKFFDIEEIHYDGEEEKDLPVTTDSEPMPE
- a CDS encoding fumarate hydratase, yielding MDLAARVRDAVISAGTGYSPDIMRAYERALEVEEDDKSAWILELLIENARIAEREGRPLCDDTGIPHLMVEVGEDALLPAGFFNFIRKGVEEGLRSLPGRPMAVRGDEIERIEQSRGLYDDPAKLPPAPFLVESVPGDGVRIHVLMLGGGPEIRARTRRVFHRHSYRKVFEEVLTWMKTEVPMLGCTPCIPVLGVGRTHFEATSLMLRAMATGNLDEQSEIEEYITESLNRMGTGPLGLGGSTTALGSMVKVGPQRASGVRIVSMRLACCVEPRRATIEL